A stretch of the Papaver somniferum cultivar HN1 chromosome 6, ASM357369v1, whole genome shotgun sequence genome encodes the following:
- the LOC113289787 gene encoding uncharacterized protein LOC113289787 — protein MVRCALVEWAVLCVAFTILGVFAPLAFIKRDSVSNRLGLQSLLVRILTGDMGTCAVSTCLELGDICREVGLPSGVLNIVTELSPEVDALLTSYPHVDKVPFFFNFHRLSGDASLNSAEQWIRSIELKLVSATGLFQSEKEAWQRDLEDV, from the exons ATGGTTCGGTGTGCATTGGTGGAATGGGCGGTTCTTTGTGTTGCTTTCACCATACTTGGTGTATTTGCCCCACTAGCATTCATTAAGCGT GATTCTGTGTCAAACAGATTAGGTTTACAAAGTCTCTTGGTTCGAATACTCACTGGAGATATGGGAACATGTGCCGTTAG TACTTGTTTAGAGTTGGGGGATATCTGTAGAGAAGTTGGTCTACCTTCTGGTGTACTCAACATTGTAACTGAATTAAGTCCTGAAGTTGATGCTCTCTTAACATCTTATCCTCATGTTGACAAG gttccatttttttttaacttccaTCGTCTTTCTGGAGATGCATCTCTTAACAGTGCAGAGCAATGGATTAGGAGCATAGAACTAAAGCTTGTGTCTGCTACTGGTCTTTTCCAATCAGAAAAAGAGGCATGGCAAAGAGACCTTGAGGATGTTTAA